In the genome of Thermoanaerobaculia bacterium, the window CGCCGTCGACCGGCCGCACCAGATCGAGGTCAAGGTCAACCGGCCCGGGCTCCGGGCGCGCTACCGCTCCGGCTACATGGAGAAGACCGTCGAGACGCGGACGGCCGAGGCCGTCACGGCGGCCCTGACCTATCCCCGCACCGACAACCCGCTCCAGTTCACGATCGCCGTGGGCGAGCCGAAGTCGTATTCCGCCGAGAACTACCTCGTGCCGGTGCGGATGTCGATTCCGCTCGAGAACGTCACGATGGTCCCCGACGGGGACGACTACCGGGGGCGCCTCTACATCTATTTCGTGGTGCTGGACTCCGACGGGAAGCAGTCCGACCTCCAGATCCGACCGCTCGAGATCAAGGTGCCCCTGAAGTCCTACGAGTCCGCCCGGAAGAAGACCTACGGCTACGACGTGCAGCTCATCATGATCCCCGGCGCGCAGCGCCTCTCGGTCGCCGTTCGGGACGGCGTCTCGAACGCCGTCTCGTACGCCCAGAAGGGCGTCTTCGTCTCGGTCCTCCCCGCGGAGAAGAAGGCGGGGTCGTAGGACCTCGATGCCGCCGCGCCGTCCCGATTCCCTCCCCCCGCGCGCCCACACCGCCCTCATCCTCTTCGCCAAGCGCCCCTTCCCCGGACGCGTGAAGACGCGCCTGGCCCGCGCGATCGGCGCCGAATCCGCCGCCGCTCTCGCGGAAGCCTTCCTGCGGGACGGCGCGGCGCGCTGGAGCGCGATGCCGGGGTGCGCTCCGGTCGTCGCCGCCGATGCCCCGGACGACCCGTTCTGGGAGTCCGTGTTCCCGGCGCCGTGGCGAATCGAACCGCAGGGAGAAGGCGATCTCGGGGCCCGGCTCTCGCGCGCCTTCGCGCGGGAACTGGGCCGATTCCCGCGCGCCGCCGCGATCGGCGCCGACCATCCCTCGCTCCCGTCCGTCGAGACCGGCGCCTTCCTGCGGGAGGAGAACGCGATCTGGCCGGCGCGCGACGGCGGCTACGCGGCGATCCTCCTCTCGCGCGGCGCCGCGGAACGGCTCGCGGTCGACGGCGCCCCCGCCGCCTTCCTGTTCGAGGAGATCGCCTGGTCGACGCCGCGGGTCCTCGCCCAGACGGTCGCCCGAGCCGAGTCCCGGGGCGTGACGCTCACGCGTTTTCCCGACACCGACGACGTCGACGTGCCGGCGGACCTCGACCGCCTCGCCCGCGAACTGGCCTCGCGGGACCGGTCGTCGCCCGACTTTCCGAGCCGCACGTGGGAGGTCCTCCGGTCGATCCGGACGGAAGCGCGGGCGTGAGGATCCTCACCTCCGCCCAGATGGCCGCCGTCGACCGGGCGGCGCAGCGGAAGGAGAAGATCCCGTCGCTCTTCCTGATGGAGCGCGCCGCCGAGGGGATCGTCTCTCTCGCCGCGGACCTCTTCCCCGGCGCGCGCCGGGTCGCCGTGCTCTGCGGGCCCGGGAACAACGGCGGGGACGGGCTCGCCGCGGCGCGCATCTTCCACGCGCGCGGAATCGCCGCCACGATCGTGACGCTGGAGAATCCCGAGCGCTTCCACGGGGATGCGCTGGCCAACTGGAAGGCCGCGCGGGAGCGGGAGCTCCCCGCCGTCCCCGCGCGCGCCGCCGGCCGGCCGATCGCCGACGCGGACCTCATCGTCGACGCGCTCTTCGGCACCGGGCTCTCGCGCCCGCTCGGCGGCGCGGCGCGGCGGCTGGTCGAGGCGGCGAACGCCTCCGGCCGGCCCATCGTGGCGGTCGACGTGCCGTCCGGCCTCTCCGGCGACCGCGGCGACGTTTTCGGACCCGCGATCCGGGCCCGGGCGACCGGCGCGATCGCCGCGTTGAAGTACTGCCACGCGCTCTACCCCGCCCGCGTCCTCTGCGGCGAGATCGCGATCGTCGACATCGGCATCCCCGAGGCCCTGATCGAGACGCGCTCCCACCGTTTCGCGATGATCGCCCGCGACGCGGTCGCTCCGCTCTTTCCGCGCCGCGACCCCGCCGCCCACAAGGGGGACGCGGGGCGCGTCGCGATCGTCGCGGGAAGCCGCGGCAAGGCGGGAGCGGCGATGCTCGCGGCCCTCGGCGCGCTCCGCGCCGGAGCCGGCCTCGTCACGATCGCCTGTCCGGAATCGGTCGAGCGCGGATTCCTCGCCCGGCTGCCCGAGGCGATGACGCTGCCCCTTCCCGAGGAGGACGGGGCGCTCTCCCGGGACGCCGCCGACGCGCTGCGCCCGCTCCTGGAGACGTGCGACGCGGCTGCCGTCGGGCCCGGCCTCGGCACCGGGGAAGGCGCCCGCCGCGCGGTCCGCGCCGTGATGCGGTCGCGGGTCGCCGCCCTCTTCGACGCCGATGCCCTGAACGCCTTCGCCGGAAACCCCGGAGCCTTTCGCCGCAAGGCGGCGACGGTGATCACGCCGCATCCCGGCGAAGCGGCGCGGCTCCTGGGGTCGTCCGCGGCCGCCGTCCAGAGCGACCGCCCCCGGAGCGCGGCCGAGCTCGCCCGCCGGTCCCGGGGGGTCGCAATGCTGAAGGGCGCCGGCACGATCACGGCGTCTCCCGGGGGATTTCTCTGGCTCAACCCGACCGGGTCTCCCGCGCTCGCCAAGGGCGGGAGCGGCGACGTGCTCGCCGGGGTCGGGGCGGCCTTCCTGGCCCAGGGACTGGAGGCCGCGGACGCGGCGGTCGCGGCGGCGTTCGTCCACGGGCTCGCCGGCGAGGCGGCCGGCGAGGAACGCGGCGAGCGCGGGACGCTGGCGTCGGAGGTCGCCGACGCGGTCGCCGCCGTGCTCCGCTCGTTCGAATAGGATCGCGCCCGTGCATTTTCCGGCGCGGTTCGAATCCGGAGGGGAAGAAGAGACGCGCGCCGTCGCGCGCGACCTCGCGGCGGAGCTGCGCGCCGGAGACGTCGTCGCGCTCTCGGGCCCGCTCGGGAGCGGGAAGACGGTCTTCGTCCGCGGCCTGGCCGAGGGACTCGGCGGAGAGGCGAGGGCGGTCGCCTCGCCGACCTTCGCGATCCTCCACGAGTACGACTGCGCCCGCGCGGCGTTCGTCCACCTCGATCTCTACCGGATCGCCGACGAGGAAAAGGAGCTCCGCGAGATCGGCCTCCCCGACGTCCTCGCGGGCAAGATCGCGGCGGTCGAATGGCCGAACCGGAGCGCCGCGCGGCTCCTGCGATTCCGCTATCGCGTGTCGATCGAGGGGCCGGCCGCCGCCCGCCGCACGATCCGGATCGACCGGGAGGACGCGTGAACGCGCTCCGGCGGAGCTTCGTGACGGGCATCCTGACGCTCCTCCCGCTCGCCCTGACCTACTGGTTCTTCCGGTTTCTTTTCAACCTGTTCGACGGCCTTCTGGGCCCGGCCGCGGATCGGGCGATCGGCCGTCACGTGCCGGGCGTCGGGCTCGTGGTTTCAATCTTGCTCATCGTCGCGGTGGGAGCGGTCGCATCGAATGTTGCGGGCAAAAAAATTCTTGCTTACGTCTCGAAAATTCTAGAGAATACGCCGCTGGTCAAGAGCGTCTACACTGCGTCGCGACAAATGGTTACGGCGCTCTCGCCCGGGGGCGGGGGTTTGAAAAGAGTGGTGCTGATCGAGTACCCCCGACGGGGGGTGTACGCGATCGGGTTCGTGACCTCCCGGATGGACTGGACGTCTCCCGCCGGGGGCGATCGAAAATGGGTTTCGGTGCTCGTTCCCGCCGCGCTCAACCCGACGAGTGGGACCGTCGTCGTCGTTCCGGAGGAGGAGTTGCTCGATCCTGGCTTCTCGGTCGAGGAAGGGGTTAAACTGGTAGTTTCCGGCGGGTTCGTATCGCCGGAAAAGAAAAACGCAGGAGCGAACCGCGAATGAAACCGAACGGGTCCATCGGGCGCAAGACCTGGACCGTCTGTGGTCTGGCGATCCTGCTCACCACCGCGGCGTGCAACAAGTTCCAGTCCCGAAGCGAGATCCGGGCGGGCAACGAGCTCTTCCGCGTCGGCAAGTACGACACGGCCCTCGCCAAGTACGACCATGCCCTCCAGCTCGACCCGGGCGAGAAGAAGATCTACAAGAACATCGGCCTCGCGTACATGGGGCTGTACCAGCCGGGGTCGAAGCACCCCAAGGATCTCGAGTACGCGCAGAAGGCCATCGACTATCTCAAGAAATACGTTCAGGCCTTCCCCGACGACAAGAAGACGCCGGAGTACCTCGTCACGATGTACCTGAATTCGGGACGCATCGACGACGCTCTCGCCTTCTTCCAGGCCTACAGCCAGCAGCACCCCCAAGACGCCAAGGCCAAGGAGACGATGGCCAATCTCTATTTCCAGAAGGCGGACTTCCCCAACGGCGTCCGGATGATGGAAGAAGCGATGCGGATCACCGGCCCGAAGAAGGAAACCTACGAAACGATCGGCGCCCAGGCGTGGGACAAGGCCCACAACTATCCCGACCTGAACGACGAACAGCGCCAGCAGGTGATCACGCAGGGCATCGACGCCGAGAACAAGGCGCTCGCGATCGACGCCGAGTACCCGGAGGCGCTCGCCTTCATCAACCTCCTCTATCGCGAGCAGGCGAAGCTCGAGCAGAAGACCGATCCGCAGAAGGCGGCCGAGGACTTGGCGAAGGCCGACGAGTACCGGAACAAGGCGATCGAGATCAACAAGAGGAAGGCCGCGGAAAAGGCGGCCAAGGGCGCGGCGGCGACGGGGAAATAGAAGAATGTTC includes:
- a CDS encoding DUF502 domain-containing protein; translation: MNALRRSFVTGILTLLPLALTYWFFRFLFNLFDGLLGPAADRAIGRHVPGVGLVVSILLIVAVGAVASNVAGKKILAYVSKILENTPLVKSVYTASRQMVTALSPGGGGLKRVVLIEYPRRGVYAIGFVTSRMDWTSPAGGDRKWVSVLVPAALNPTSGTVVVVPEEELLDPGFSVEEGVKLVVSGGFVSPEKKNAGANRE
- a CDS encoding NAD(P)H-hydrate dehydratase; this encodes MRILTSAQMAAVDRAAQRKEKIPSLFLMERAAEGIVSLAADLFPGARRVAVLCGPGNNGGDGLAAARIFHARGIAATIVTLENPERFHGDALANWKAARERELPAVPARAAGRPIADADLIVDALFGTGLSRPLGGAARRLVEAANASGRPIVAVDVPSGLSGDRGDVFGPAIRARATGAIAALKYCHALYPARVLCGEIAIVDIGIPEALIETRSHRFAMIARDAVAPLFPRRDPAAHKGDAGRVAIVAGSRGKAGAAMLAALGALRAGAGLVTIACPESVERGFLARLPEAMTLPLPEEDGALSRDAADALRPLLETCDAAAVGPGLGTGEGARRAVRAVMRSRVAALFDADALNAFAGNPGAFRRKAATVITPHPGEAARLLGSSAAAVQSDRPRSAAELARRSRGVAMLKGAGTITASPGGFLWLNPTGSPALAKGGSGDVLAGVGAAFLAQGLEAADAAVAAAFVHGLAGEAAGEERGERGTLASEVADAVAAVLRSFE
- a CDS encoding tetratricopeptide repeat protein; translation: MKPNGSIGRKTWTVCGLAILLTTAACNKFQSRSEIRAGNELFRVGKYDTALAKYDHALQLDPGEKKIYKNIGLAYMGLYQPGSKHPKDLEYAQKAIDYLKKYVQAFPDDKKTPEYLVTMYLNSGRIDDALAFFQAYSQQHPQDAKAKETMANLYFQKADFPNGVRMMEEAMRITGPKKETYETIGAQAWDKAHNYPDLNDEQRQQVITQGIDAENKALAIDAEYPEALAFINLLYREQAKLEQKTDPQKAAEDLAKADEYRNKAIEINKRKAAEKAAKGAAATGK
- a CDS encoding DUF2064 domain-containing protein, yielding MPPRRPDSLPPRAHTALILFAKRPFPGRVKTRLARAIGAESAAALAEAFLRDGAARWSAMPGCAPVVAADAPDDPFWESVFPAPWRIEPQGEGDLGARLSRAFARELGRFPRAAAIGADHPSLPSVETGAFLREENAIWPARDGGYAAILLSRGAAERLAVDGAPAAFLFEEIAWSTPRVLAQTVARAESRGVTLTRFPDTDDVDVPADLDRLARELASRDRSSPDFPSRTWEVLRSIRTEARA
- the tsaE gene encoding tRNA (adenosine(37)-N6)-threonylcarbamoyltransferase complex ATPase subunit type 1 TsaE, producing MHFPARFESGGEEETRAVARDLAAELRAGDVVALSGPLGSGKTVFVRGLAEGLGGEARAVASPTFAILHEYDCARAAFVHLDLYRIADEEKELREIGLPDVLAGKIAAVEWPNRSAARLLRFRYRVSIEGPAAARRTIRIDREDA